Proteins encoded by one window of Streptomyces sp. LX-29:
- a CDS encoding restriction endonuclease, with product MTEMATPAAEWTLKPGDKIERKELHSAFGGRTQGGIGPSAKTPNVFVFTDPVAGEKHGYYDDWMPDGCFHYSGEGQYGDQRMISGNASILNHQAEGRALRVFQGARGTVTYRGEFVIDQANPWYEADAPETNDGPLRKVIVFRLKPVDTAPKKPATKLGRLLDSAPSPLEELPLERNETEKSFVNPNREPYEAERKEGRLVLAFAEYLTSKGNESCRHRILPDDESRPLFTDLYCEQLGLLVEAKGSVTRENVRMAIGQLADYSRFIDHATRAILLPSQPRKDLLKLAESQGCVVIWPEGKSYASTNPTTLP from the coding sequence CTCAAGCCTGGCGACAAGATCGAGCGCAAGGAACTGCACAGCGCCTTCGGGGGAAGGACCCAGGGCGGCATTGGGCCCTCGGCGAAGACCCCGAACGTGTTCGTCTTCACGGACCCCGTGGCCGGCGAGAAGCACGGCTACTACGACGACTGGATGCCGGACGGCTGCTTCCACTACAGCGGAGAAGGCCAGTACGGAGATCAGCGCATGATCTCCGGCAACGCCAGCATCCTCAACCACCAGGCCGAAGGCCGCGCACTGCGCGTGTTCCAGGGCGCTCGCGGCACGGTCACCTACCGCGGCGAGTTCGTCATTGACCAGGCCAACCCCTGGTACGAAGCCGACGCCCCAGAGACCAACGACGGACCGCTACGCAAGGTGATCGTCTTCCGCCTCAAGCCGGTCGACACAGCGCCGAAGAAGCCGGCGACCAAGCTCGGGCGTCTCCTCGACAGCGCCCCGAGCCCGCTAGAAGAGCTGCCTCTTGAACGCAACGAGACCGAGAAGTCGTTCGTGAACCCCAACCGCGAACCCTACGAGGCCGAGCGTAAGGAAGGACGCCTCGTCCTTGCCTTCGCCGAGTACCTCACGAGCAAGGGGAACGAGTCCTGCCGCCATCGGATACTGCCGGACGACGAGTCCCGCCCCCTGTTTACGGACCTGTACTGCGAGCAGCTCGGGCTGCTTGTAGAGGCCAAAGGTAGCGTCACTCGGGAAAACGTCCGCATGGCCATCGGGCAGCTCGCCGACTACAGCCGGTTCATAGACCACGCTACCCGTGCCATCCTGCTGCCCTCCCAACCCCGTAAGGACCTGCTCAAGCTCGCGGAGAGTCAGGGGTGTGTGGTCATCTGGCCGGAGGGCAAGAGCTACGCCAGCACCAACCCGACCACCCTCCCGTAG
- a CDS encoding PhlD yields MPPAYVSRPSLAHPQHEITTDEICADIARAHHDHPRLAALLRIARATKVVTRSFTRPLGDRTISGEAPITERNTAAYHDAARLGTTAAAQALAQTGLDPTDIDCVITSHTTSWTVPGLDVHLLDELGIRRDVRRIPMSTLGCVGGAQALVKAVDHVAAYPGSRVLVVVAEALSTVYNHADTTTESMIYKALFGDSAGAFVVTDTPLGPGLEVDSVWEYVLPVSHDRYRGRLDATGLHFLSTKAATESTTDVMPALHAFLDRAGIDTPEFVAVHPGGPRIIADAERGLGIDQEPGVDDDAKLTRHSWASLRQRGNLGGVAILDVLARTYDDPPADGARGVLFAFGPGFATAACTATWRS; encoded by the coding sequence GTGCCCCCCGCCTACGTCTCTCGCCCCAGCCTGGCGCACCCCCAGCATGAGATCACCACTGACGAGATCTGCGCCGACATCGCGCGCGCCCACCACGACCACCCTCGCCTGGCCGCGCTCCTGCGTATCGCCCGCGCCACCAAGGTCGTCACCCGCAGCTTCACCAGACCCCTGGGCGACCGGACCATATCCGGTGAGGCGCCCATCACCGAGCGGAACACCGCGGCCTACCACGACGCCGCGCGGCTCGGCACCACCGCGGCCGCCCAGGCGCTCGCCCAGACGGGCCTCGACCCGACGGACATCGACTGCGTCATCACCAGCCACACCACAAGCTGGACCGTCCCCGGCCTCGACGTCCACCTGCTCGACGAACTCGGGATACGGCGCGACGTCCGCCGCATCCCCATGAGCACCCTCGGCTGCGTCGGAGGAGCACAAGCCCTCGTCAAGGCCGTCGACCACGTCGCCGCGTACCCCGGAAGCCGGGTTCTGGTGGTCGTCGCCGAAGCGCTGAGCACCGTCTACAACCACGCCGACACCACCACCGAGTCGATGATCTACAAGGCCCTGTTCGGCGACTCGGCCGGCGCCTTCGTCGTGACCGACACCCCGCTCGGGCCCGGCCTGGAGGTCGACAGCGTGTGGGAGTACGTGCTCCCCGTCAGCCACGACCGGTACCGCGGGCGCCTCGACGCGACGGGCCTGCACTTCCTCAGTACGAAGGCGGCAACGGAGTCCACCACCGACGTGATGCCCGCCCTCCACGCGTTCCTCGACCGGGCCGGCATCGACACCCCCGAGTTCGTCGCCGTCCACCCCGGCGGCCCGCGCATCATCGCCGACGCCGAACGCGGCCTCGGCATCGACCAGGAACCCGGCGTGGACGACGACGCCAAGTTGACCCGACACTCCTGGGCCAGCCTCCGCCAGCGCGGGAATCTCGGCGGAGTCGCCATCCTCGACGTCCTCGCCCGGACCTACGACGACCCGCCCGCAGACGGCGCCCGCGGCGTGCTCTTCGCCTTCGGCCCGGGATTCGCCACCGCGGCCTGCACGGCTACCTGGCGCTCCTAG
- a CDS encoding XRE family transcriptional regulator, with amino-acid sequence MLGNPGLLQKFLIERRAAIHPEDVGLTTRTEGSGRRAPGLSQTQVEELLGTHGKYARLERAALTAPPLELLLAVGRLFRLTEQEWSILWRYARGENPPRPLARDAGLEVHGSWARVVDAQTEMSYLNDAAWNVLHYNAAFAELFPDRRVPKNTMRWMLLAQEARGIMVDWATSWAPFIAPQLRAMRAARPANATLAAIERDVLADEIAGPIYRDGPDVRVHPDGDERPLDHPTHGRGWVTVCAASPFNSPDARLMVLPFRRGEQRPSPPAVLRADIKN; translated from the coding sequence GTGCTTGGCAACCCCGGCCTACTGCAGAAATTTCTGATAGAGCGTCGCGCCGCCATCCACCCCGAGGACGTCGGGCTCACCACTCGCACCGAGGGGTCAGGCCGGCGGGCCCCCGGTCTGAGCCAGACCCAGGTCGAGGAACTCCTCGGCACCCACGGCAAGTACGCACGGCTGGAACGCGCCGCGCTGACCGCGCCGCCGCTCGAACTGCTCCTGGCCGTCGGCCGACTCTTCCGCCTCACCGAGCAGGAGTGGAGCATCCTGTGGCGCTACGCCCGCGGAGAGAACCCGCCCCGGCCCCTCGCCCGGGACGCCGGCCTTGAGGTCCACGGCTCATGGGCGCGAGTCGTCGACGCCCAAACCGAGATGTCCTATCTCAACGACGCCGCGTGGAACGTCCTCCACTACAACGCGGCCTTCGCCGAGCTCTTCCCCGACCGCAGGGTCCCGAAGAACACCATGAGGTGGATGCTCCTGGCCCAGGAGGCCCGCGGCATCATGGTGGACTGGGCCACCAGCTGGGCCCCGTTCATCGCTCCGCAGCTTCGCGCCATGCGCGCGGCACGACCAGCCAACGCCACCCTGGCGGCCATCGAGCGGGACGTCCTGGCCGACGAGATCGCCGGCCCGATCTACCGTGACGGCCCCGATGTCCGCGTCCACCCGGACGGCGACGAGCGACCGCTGGACCACCCCACTCACGGCCGCGGCTGGGTCACCGTGTGCGCCGCCAGCCCGTTCAACAGCCCCGACGCACGGCTCATGGTCCTGCCCTTCCGGAGGGGAGAGCAACGCCCCTCGCCGCCCGCCGTACTCCGCGCCGACATCAAGAACTGA
- a CDS encoding SDR family NAD(P)-dependent oxidoreductase — MLVTGGNHGLGLVIARTLAADGDTVAVTYLSGRLPRGVLGVPAYLGDPGCVDKVFETVEEEQGPVEVLVANACTIHDTVMRTMPTWFFERTLTENLNRTRWMMGRVIPGMVHRGGGRIIMVASAATLDGEAEWEAGTGHLELMRTVAAEVAPYGITCNLVRPDLPPSGRGRVERTGERFGWMADEVPASAGEAAVAATVALLASPSSGGITGTAVPVVGVSGIEATGVVASSAGRAGTRA, encoded by the coding sequence GTGCTCGTCACAGGTGGTAACCACGGCCTCGGGCTCGTCATCGCGCGGACCCTGGCAGCGGATGGCGACACCGTGGCGGTGACGTATCTGTCCGGGCGACTGCCGAGGGGGGTCCTCGGTGTGCCCGCGTACCTGGGGGACCCCGGGTGCGTGGACAAGGTCTTCGAGACGGTCGAGGAGGAGCAGGGGCCGGTGGAGGTCCTGGTCGCCAACGCCTGCACGATCCACGACACCGTCATGCGCACCATGCCGACGTGGTTCTTCGAGCGCACGTTGACGGAGAATCTGAACAGGACCCGTTGGATGATGGGGCGGGTCATCCCCGGCATGGTTCACAGAGGTGGCGGCCGCATCATCATGGTCGCCTCCGCGGCGACCCTGGATGGCGAAGCCGAGTGGGAGGCGGGCACCGGGCACCTCGAGTTGATGCGCACCGTCGCCGCGGAGGTCGCGCCCTACGGCATCACCTGCAACCTCGTCCGTCCCGATCTGCCGCCTTCCGGCCGGGGCAGGGTGGAGCGGACGGGGGAGCGGTTCGGGTGGATGGCGGACGAAGTGCCGGCCAGCGCCGGCGAGGCGGCGGTGGCAGCGACCGTCGCGTTGCTGGCCTCGCCCTCCAGTGGCGGCATCACGGGAACCGCTGTGCCCGTCGTCGGGGTGTCGGGCATCGAGGCGACCGGGGTCGTCGCGTCTTCCGCCGGGCGTGCGGGGACACGAGCGTGA
- a CDS encoding agmatine deiminase family protein has protein sequence MPRRQTLQAALAAALGAALGACDTPKSDRPAESRHASAGSAPADGWRMPDESHPHELTYMSWPTRQIWESDVSGVRQDIAGIARAIAEFEPVALLANEQDVKAARQACGSGVEVVPIPVDDLWMRDIGPTFVLGPQGIAGVDLNFNGWGDKQAHSRDRRVAREILDDERIRRMRARITGEGGSIEVDGGGTLMATESSLVNPNRNPGMSRDEIERALKDLFGVTTVIWVDGVRGHDITDYHIDALARFSEPGVVVMSTPDEQAPQDVWTTAYDQAREVLDQAVDARGKRLEIVELPEPTDIGRRGSGFLASYVNYYVVNGGVVMPRFGDRRSDKDAAAIVRDLYPGREVVQVPVDTLGEGGGGIHCATQQLPRES, from the coding sequence ATGCCCAGGCGCCAGACCCTGCAAGCGGCCCTCGCCGCCGCCCTCGGAGCAGCGCTCGGCGCCTGCGACACCCCGAAGAGTGACCGTCCAGCCGAGAGCCGACACGCCTCGGCGGGCTCGGCTCCGGCCGACGGATGGCGGATGCCGGACGAGTCACACCCGCACGAGCTGACCTACATGTCCTGGCCCACCCGGCAGATCTGGGAGTCGGACGTCTCCGGCGTGCGGCAGGACATCGCGGGGATCGCGCGGGCGATCGCCGAGTTCGAGCCGGTGGCCCTGCTGGCCAACGAGCAGGACGTGAAGGCCGCCCGGCAGGCATGCGGCTCCGGGGTGGAGGTCGTGCCGATCCCCGTGGACGACCTGTGGATGCGCGACATCGGCCCGACCTTCGTCCTCGGCCCTCAGGGCATCGCCGGCGTCGACCTCAACTTCAACGGCTGGGGCGACAAGCAGGCCCACAGCCGTGACCGTCGGGTCGCGCGCGAGATCCTCGACGACGAGCGCATCAGGAGGATGCGGGCTCGGATCACCGGTGAGGGCGGCTCGATCGAGGTCGACGGCGGCGGGACTCTCATGGCGACCGAGAGTTCGCTGGTCAACCCCAACCGCAATCCCGGCATGTCCCGTGACGAGATCGAGCGGGCGCTGAAGGACCTCTTCGGCGTCACCACGGTGATCTGGGTGGACGGCGTCAGGGGCCACGACATCACCGACTACCACATCGACGCGCTGGCGCGGTTCTCCGAACCCGGGGTCGTGGTCATGAGCACCCCGGACGAGCAGGCCCCCCAGGATGTGTGGACCACCGCCTACGACCAGGCCCGCGAGGTCCTGGACCAGGCCGTCGACGCCCGTGGCAAGCGCCTTGAGATCGTCGAGCTGCCCGAGCCGACCGACATCGGCCGGCGCGGTTCCGGGTTCCTGGCCAGCTATGTGAACTACTACGTCGTCAACGGCGGGGTCGTCATGCCCCGCTTCGGCGACAGGCGATCCGACAAGGACGCCGCGGCCATCGTGCGCGACCTCTACCCGGGCCGCGAGGTCGTACAGGTGCCCGTCGACACCCTCGGGGAGGGCGGAGGCGGCATCCACTGCGCCACCCAGCAACTCCCCAGGGAATCCTGA
- a CDS encoding TetR/AcrR family transcriptional regulator: MPDRGTQILQAAARLIARRGVRGLRVEEVAAEAGVSTALIYYHFKDRSGLLRRTLEFINKRAVRYTDAALDPSADPRTQLTDMLLLELQDTPEVRENSAAWGELRATAVFDPDLREDLAAATGAWVDDLSHLIRQAQKVGLATPEAGPEAAAERLTALVEGLSERWLTGLVPLERARELLRDAIALELGQPPHSHA, from the coding sequence ATGCCGGACAGGGGTACCCAGATCCTCCAGGCCGCCGCCCGGCTGATCGCCCGCCGCGGCGTGCGCGGGCTGCGTGTCGAGGAGGTCGCCGCCGAGGCGGGCGTCTCCACGGCGCTGATCTACTACCACTTCAAGGACCGGTCCGGGCTGCTGCGGCGCACGTTGGAGTTCATCAACAAGCGCGCCGTCCGCTACACCGATGCCGCGCTGGACCCCTCCGCCGACCCCCGCACCCAGCTCACCGACATGCTGCTGCTGGAACTGCAGGACACCCCCGAGGTGCGGGAGAACAGCGCGGCCTGGGGCGAGCTGCGGGCCACCGCCGTCTTCGACCCGGACCTGAGGGAAGACCTGGCCGCCGCGACCGGAGCATGGGTGGACGACCTCTCGCACCTGATCCGCCAGGCCCAGAAGGTCGGGCTCGCCACCCCGGAGGCCGGTCCGGAGGCCGCTGCCGAACGCCTCACCGCTCTGGTCGAGGGGCTGAGCGAGCGATGGCTGACCGGCCTCGTCCCACTCGAGCGCGCCCGCGAACTGCTCCGCGACGCCATCGCCCTGGAGCTCGGACAGCCGCCCCACTCCCACGCCTGA
- a CDS encoding MarR family transcriptional regulator: MPQSENAGKASRKPTPDELEVAGLVPLLEPFFRGSAVRELMPEPLRGVMEAHGLTPRHGAVLPQLLAGQPLTVSEIARRLQVSLPTASELVGALSRAGIVDRAEDPTNRRRVLVSLAEEHRLPLEAFIVRRTEPLLRALEGLSPDEKAGFLTGLTAWVGEVQR, translated from the coding sequence ATGCCGCAGAGCGAGAACGCCGGGAAGGCGTCACGGAAGCCGACCCCGGATGAGCTTGAAGTCGCCGGTCTCGTACCCCTGCTGGAGCCGTTCTTCCGAGGTTCGGCCGTACGGGAGCTGATGCCGGAGCCCTTGCGAGGCGTCATGGAAGCGCATGGCCTGACGCCACGCCACGGCGCCGTACTGCCCCAGCTGCTCGCCGGACAGCCGCTGACCGTCAGCGAGATCGCCCGACGGCTTCAGGTGTCACTGCCCACCGCCAGCGAACTGGTCGGAGCCCTGAGCCGGGCCGGCATCGTGGATCGGGCGGAGGATCCGACGAACCGCCGCCGCGTCCTGGTGTCCCTGGCCGAGGAACACCGCCTGCCGCTCGAAGCCTTCATCGTTCGGCGGACCGAGCCGCTGCTACGCGCGCTGGAGGGACTGTCGCCCGACGAGAAGGCGGGATTCCTGACAGGGCTCACGGCCTGGGTCGGCGAAGTCCAGAGGTGA
- a CDS encoding questin oxidase family protein produces the protein MPSISYSDALNDALERMDDLGYERGQGVDLANHGPMGAEALALLGQVDEVARWVGRYRKAMEHHEPPAARFALDPADESSWRSALGTFQRAGDWERLFVRELAEAHWREVLVRWWPRLLPGLFAGLTHGVIRTAHAVRGLYATGDGTTALQLKELARGLAYWAARYSELPGRPRLHGPHELPDAVATLPRVPLDGPMGPGTARHRLDTLAELPGYGESLETLAPQQAPRLLSEMTAQFADVYLGHPEVYPVPLIHGVTAPAAVRLVLPHLPPELYEPTLARLWQVQSAFLFAFTSDRRGEGTVAWQSEIPDLPPLDELGARAAEHGDEHVIKFTEACLREYALRPDPRYPAAAFAAQRRITRLDAGGGVRGAAS, from the coding sequence ATGCCGTCGATCAGCTACAGCGATGCGCTCAATGACGCCCTGGAACGCATGGACGACCTGGGATACGAACGAGGACAGGGGGTGGATCTCGCCAACCACGGCCCGATGGGCGCCGAGGCGCTCGCCCTGCTCGGGCAAGTGGACGAAGTCGCCCGGTGGGTAGGGCGCTACCGGAAGGCGATGGAACACCACGAGCCTCCCGCCGCCCGCTTCGCCCTGGACCCTGCGGACGAGTCCTCGTGGCGTTCCGCCCTCGGCACCTTCCAGCGGGCCGGGGACTGGGAGCGGCTCTTCGTCCGCGAACTGGCCGAGGCGCACTGGCGCGAGGTGCTCGTGCGCTGGTGGCCCCGCCTGCTTCCAGGGCTGTTCGCAGGCCTGACGCACGGGGTCATCCGCACCGCGCACGCCGTACGCGGCCTGTACGCGACCGGCGACGGAACCACAGCGCTCCAGCTGAAGGAACTGGCCCGCGGCCTGGCCTACTGGGCGGCCCGCTACAGCGAACTCCCCGGCCGCCCTCGACTGCACGGCCCCCACGAGCTGCCCGACGCGGTCGCCACGCTGCCCCGCGTACCGCTCGACGGCCCGATGGGGCCGGGTACCGCCCGCCACCGCCTGGACACGCTCGCCGAACTCCCCGGCTACGGCGAGTCCTTGGAAACACTGGCACCGCAGCAGGCACCTCGGCTGCTGAGCGAGATGACGGCCCAGTTCGCCGATGTCTATCTCGGCCACCCCGAGGTGTACCCCGTTCCGCTGATCCACGGCGTCACGGCTCCCGCCGCCGTCCGCCTCGTACTCCCGCATCTACCGCCCGAGCTGTACGAGCCGACGCTGGCCCGGCTCTGGCAGGTGCAGTCGGCGTTCCTGTTCGCCTTCACCTCGGACCGGCGCGGCGAGGGCACGGTGGCCTGGCAGTCGGAGATACCGGATCTGCCCCCACTGGACGAGCTGGGCGCCCGCGCCGCCGAGCACGGCGACGAGCACGTCATCAAGTTCACCGAAGCGTGCCTGCGCGAATACGCCCTGCGGCCCGACCCGCGCTATCCGGCCGCTGCCTTCGCCGCGCAGCGGCGCATCACCCGCCTCGACGCCGGCGGCGGAGTCCGGGGAGCCGCGTCATGA
- a CDS encoding MFS transporter — MPKLSKMLTGRMAGSAMELRDFRFLWAGQAVSAVGDQLFTVAVSLRVIEVGGDASDVGLVIGGRILAMVLFALLGGVWADRVPRRRAMIFADGFRLAAITVVVLGAFDTATLPLAVMTFLVGSGEAFFRPAYGGLVPSLVPEERLLSANAWRGAMESAAAVMGPALGGLLVATAGTRWAFTVNAVTFVVSLVCVLAVNEPPMQRPATRSSIIHETREGLSAVRRVRWTSVVLAMTAVQTMFVVAPHMVLLPVITQEEFAGPSAYGLVIAMFSLSGLIGTIAVGRVPLRRPGTSAIIFNALFAAVPLVLLTPFSIWWVMGGYVIAGLAMMPFNVLLQTALQRQFPPSLLGRVTSVDWLCSLALLPIGLACAGPLADAVGRTTVLVVAAVVQLGASAAVLAVPGVRDFHQDEPSAVENSEVAGDGSRTSS; from the coding sequence ATGCCCAAGCTGAGCAAGATGCTTACCGGACGCATGGCCGGCAGCGCCATGGAACTGCGCGACTTCCGCTTTCTCTGGGCCGGTCAAGCCGTCAGCGCCGTGGGAGACCAGCTCTTCACCGTGGCCGTGTCTCTCCGGGTGATCGAGGTCGGCGGTGACGCCAGCGACGTCGGGCTGGTGATCGGCGGTCGAATCCTGGCCATGGTCCTGTTCGCGCTCCTCGGCGGAGTCTGGGCGGATCGTGTGCCCCGGCGAAGGGCGATGATCTTCGCTGATGGATTCCGGCTGGCGGCCATCACGGTGGTCGTGCTGGGAGCGTTCGACACGGCCACACTTCCGCTCGCCGTCATGACCTTCCTGGTGGGCAGCGGTGAGGCGTTCTTCCGACCCGCGTACGGCGGGCTGGTGCCTTCGCTCGTCCCCGAGGAGCGGTTGCTCAGCGCGAACGCCTGGCGAGGCGCCATGGAGAGCGCCGCAGCCGTGATGGGGCCGGCGCTCGGCGGGCTGTTGGTGGCCACCGCCGGGACCCGGTGGGCGTTCACCGTCAACGCCGTCACGTTCGTCGTCAGTCTGGTGTGCGTCCTCGCGGTCAACGAACCGCCGATGCAACGGCCGGCGACCCGCTCCTCCATCATCCACGAGACGCGAGAAGGTCTGTCGGCGGTGCGCCGCGTTCGCTGGACGTCGGTCGTTCTCGCCATGACCGCGGTGCAGACCATGTTCGTCGTCGCGCCTCACATGGTGCTGCTGCCGGTCATCACCCAGGAGGAGTTCGCGGGGCCTTCGGCCTACGGTCTGGTGATCGCCATGTTCAGCCTCAGCGGCCTCATCGGCACGATCGCCGTCGGGCGCGTACCACTGAGGCGCCCTGGAACGAGTGCGATCATCTTCAACGCGCTCTTCGCCGCCGTTCCCCTGGTACTGCTCACCCCATTCTCCATCTGGTGGGTGATGGGCGGATACGTCATCGCGGGACTCGCGATGATGCCTTTCAACGTCCTCTTGCAAACCGCACTGCAGCGCCAGTTCCCCCCGTCGCTTCTCGGCCGGGTGACCTCGGTCGACTGGCTGTGCAGCCTCGCCTTGCTGCCGATCGGCCTCGCGTGCGCCGGGCCTCTGGCGGACGCCGTGGGGCGTACGACCGTGCTGGTCGTCGCCGCGGTGGTGCAGCTCGGTGCCTCGGCGGCGGTACTGGCCGTGCCCGGGGTGCGCGATTTCCATCAGGACGAACCGTCAGCTGTCGAGAATTCGGAGGTAGCCGGAGATGGCAGTCGAACAAGTTCTTGA
- a CDS encoding cupin domain-containing protein: MAVEQVLDDPSMLASVRDKQPHVSRNLGDLGHVFSTEIAQQLLFERGLRTPYVRLWRHGEDIGVRDDAKTKGGADERRVLAGLADPRYVVSEMRAGATLVFQAMSTYCPEVAAFCADLSEDVGCPVAANAFLTPPHAQGAPVHYDMASVFIRQLAGSKTWRLHEPPKQWPIRRSKPGDKPETPLSQEVTLHPGDCLYLPRGYYHEGITGDHGSVHITFSDGVEDHWLEVLHDVLDLVAERTESLRGRLPGRSEALSGQSKVIWQTVREDVSRALEDLGDEMISALILRRLQAREQELARTEATSLADILVVESKPGDE, from the coding sequence ATGGCAGTCGAACAAGTTCTTGATGATCCGTCCATGCTGGCATCTGTTCGGGACAAGCAGCCGCATGTCAGCCGAAACCTGGGTGATCTCGGCCATGTGTTCTCCACGGAGATCGCGCAGCAGCTCCTTTTCGAACGAGGGCTGCGCACCCCCTATGTCAGGCTGTGGCGCCACGGCGAGGACATAGGAGTCCGGGACGACGCCAAGACCAAAGGCGGAGCCGATGAGCGCCGAGTGCTGGCAGGGCTCGCGGACCCGCGGTACGTCGTGTCGGAGATGCGAGCGGGGGCGACGCTCGTCTTTCAGGCGATGTCCACGTACTGCCCCGAGGTGGCGGCCTTCTGCGCGGATCTGTCGGAAGACGTCGGATGCCCCGTCGCGGCCAACGCCTTCCTGACGCCGCCCCATGCGCAGGGTGCCCCGGTGCACTACGACATGGCCAGCGTCTTCATACGACAGCTGGCCGGCTCCAAGACATGGCGGCTCCATGAACCGCCCAAGCAATGGCCGATCAGGCGCTCCAAGCCGGGCGACAAGCCGGAGACTCCGCTGTCTCAGGAAGTCACCCTCCACCCCGGTGACTGCCTCTACCTGCCGCGTGGTTACTACCATGAGGGGATCACGGGAGACCACGGGTCCGTCCACATCACGTTCTCCGACGGAGTGGAGGACCATTGGCTTGAGGTCCTGCACGACGTGCTGGATCTGGTGGCCGAGCGGACCGAATCGTTGCGGGGCCGTCTGCCCGGCAGGTCCGAGGCGTTGAGCGGCCAGTCGAAGGTGATCTGGCAGACCGTCCGGGAGGATGTGTCGCGTGCGCTGGAGGACCTGGGCGACGAGATGATATCCGCCCTGATCCTGCGACGACTCCAGGCGCGCGAGCAGGAACTCGCGAGAACCGAAGCGACCTCGCTCGCTGACATCCTGGTGGTGGAGTCGAAACCCGGTGACGAGTGA
- a CDS encoding HEXXH motif-containing putative peptide modification protein produces MGVGRDELIRVGMTSTGTASLVRSYQRAVLRRLEPRLPEGHEPSGLHPALVWEATRTSAGSSAAHASGTTADRERIADLIRGLATAGPMPALEHVALGASSCPDWCLQGAEELLSDIQRTTGASDAAFSAPNMTEATAHVEAARETLRRVWPEAALETDLLIRVIVYVQAGAFRSATLRQTFGAVYLGTASVESTPAAFEALLHETGHHALYLRNHFETFVTNGDDMVTHSLRADPRPVAGAVHAAHVLARMTYGLARWARERSAPPEVSERRDSALRRLQGTIAALKPVAEWTDRGRSYFDDLLRWEQELTDAHPG; encoded by the coding sequence ATGGGGGTCGGCCGCGACGAGCTGATCCGGGTCGGAATGACGTCGACCGGGACCGCGAGCTTGGTCCGAAGCTACCAACGGGCGGTCCTCCGGCGCCTCGAACCCCGTCTCCCGGAAGGCCATGAACCCTCCGGCCTGCACCCCGCCCTGGTGTGGGAGGCGACCCGGACATCCGCCGGGAGCAGCGCGGCCCACGCTTCCGGGACCACGGCGGATCGCGAGCGCATCGCCGACCTGATCCGCGGTCTGGCCACCGCGGGCCCCATGCCGGCGCTTGAGCATGTCGCGCTCGGCGCGTCGTCATGCCCCGACTGGTGCCTCCAGGGCGCCGAGGAACTTCTGTCCGACATTCAGCGGACAACCGGCGCGAGTGATGCCGCTTTCAGCGCGCCGAACATGACAGAGGCGACCGCGCACGTGGAAGCTGCCCGGGAGACCCTGCGACGGGTATGGCCGGAGGCCGCCCTGGAAACGGATCTCCTGATCCGTGTCATCGTGTACGTGCAGGCCGGCGCCTTCCGTTCGGCCACGCTTCGACAGACCTTCGGAGCCGTCTACCTCGGGACCGCCAGCGTCGAAAGCACTCCCGCCGCTTTCGAGGCGCTCCTGCACGAAACGGGCCACCATGCCCTCTACCTGCGAAACCACTTCGAGACGTTCGTGACGAACGGCGACGACATGGTGACCCACTCACTGCGCGCCGATCCGCGGCCGGTCGCCGGTGCCGTACACGCCGCGCATGTCCTCGCGCGCATGACGTACGGACTCGCCCGCTGGGCACGGGAGCGGTCGGCGCCGCCGGAGGTCTCCGAGAGGCGTGACAGCGCCTTGCGACGTCTCCAGGGAACCATCGCGGCACTGAAGCCGGTCGCCGAGTGGACGGACAGGGGTCGGTCGTACTTCGACGACCTCCTCAGATGGGAGCAGGAACTGACGGACGCGCACCCCGGCTGA
- a CDS encoding plasmid stabilization protein — MPRGSSPKRERQYEHIKESAKDRGESEKRAEEIAARTVNKERARSGESKTASRSSTQDMSSGKRGGQRSGKGSQGQTYDQLYAEAQRRNIEGRSTMNKDQLKRALGGG, encoded by the coding sequence ATGCCCAGAGGTTCCAGCCCCAAGCGTGAGCGGCAGTACGAGCACATCAAGGAGAGCGCCAAGGATCGGGGCGAGAGCGAGAAGCGGGCCGAGGAGATCGCCGCCCGCACGGTCAACAAGGAACGGGCCCGCTCCGGCGAGTCCAAGACCGCCAGCCGCAGCTCCACCCAGGACATGTCCTCCGGGAAGCGCGGTGGGCAGCGCTCCGGCAAGGGCTCACAGGGCCAGACCTACGACCAGCTCTACGCCGAAGCCCAGCGCCGCAACATCGAAGGTCGATCCACCATGAACAAGGACCAACTCAAGCGGGCCCTCGGCGGCGGCTGA
- a CDS encoding cold-shock protein: MAQGTVKWFDAEKGFGFIQQDSGPDLFVHYSEIQSAGYRALEENQRVEFEVTQGPKGPQATAVIII; encoded by the coding sequence GTGGCGCAGGGCACCGTCAAGTGGTTCGACGCTGAGAAGGGCTTCGGCTTCATCCAGCAGGACTCCGGCCCGGACCTCTTCGTCCATTACTCCGAGATCCAGAGCGCCGGCTACCGCGCGCTGGAGGAGAACCAGCGCGTCGAATTCGAGGTCACCCAAGGCCCGAAGGGGCCCCAGGCGACAGCCGTGATCATCATCTGA